A segment of the Maylandia zebra isolate NMK-2024a linkage group LG2, Mzebra_GT3a, whole genome shotgun sequence genome:
CCTCCCCCGACCCTCTGGACACCCAAAGCGCAGGACTGGATTTCTATGGCCAGAGACCTTGGAGGCAGGGACAACAGAGTATGTTGACAGATACAGACATGGAACAACACTGCTGGCCTCAGACACTGTTAATGTTACTGCTTCATTCACAAATCTGCACAACAGTGCTTGTGCAATATTATGTACTGTAGCTGAGACGTGACCGTGCGTGATTAAACTGTTTTGAGTTTCTACATTTGGCCatattttgtttacatttcctTTATCTTGTTGTGAGGACACGTGTGCACACCCCTATGGTGAAGGTCAACAGTAAACAGACTAACTGCTGTTAGATTGTTGCTTTAAAAGGACAGCTGGCTTCTCTGAAGTAAAGAACACTTTAATTAGCTGTTAGGTCCTGAGTGATCTTGTCTAAATATTTTATTGTGGACACGTGTAACACATCCAACGTGCTTTTAGAAAGCTTATGAGAGGATCCTTCTGCTGTCTGATGCTGCGTGTACCACTACTTCTAATGAAACCTTCCAAAATGAAGCTTAATATCAAGAGTTTGTTCAGTAATTACGTCTGCATCACTTCACTTCCAGGTATTGATCCTCCAGATGCTGAAAAAGAGAAGACGGGGATTCTAGCTCTGCAGATTAAAGAGAGAGATGTACCACATTCTGTAAGAGCACACAGCAATATTTTACTGCTTTAGTCctgcttatttaaaaaaaatcattgttaTTAATGACACACACCCTCAGCCTTACATATGAAGTTAAACTAGCCTATTTTTAACATGGTAGCTGATAAAATCATTTGAAAATGACCAGCTTGGTTTGTGAAGTAGCTTAAAATGTAGAGTTTGTTGGACGCTGACATCCTTGCATCGTGCATCCTTCACATGCCCACAGAAGTCAGTGTGCAGCCTTTTAAAAGGTTCAGACATTATTGGAGAAAGTGCCTGATCCGTGAGAAAATGTTACCTAAAGCTACAGTTGGTCTAAAATCAGTGGAAGCGCACTTTGGGTTCGGTTATTGAGTTTTTCAGAACGCCAATCCCTGTAAAGATctgtgatttgtttgttttctacaACAGTAGCTTTTCTTGGTACTATTGAAGATACTCAAAGGTATAGAATTCTTAAATACAGCAAGAAAAATGTAGgaattgtgtgtttttgtgttgcgGGAATCTAAATGTGTTGGCACATCATATGCTGAGGTCCTGTTTGTACAGAGGAAACGATAGGCTGCTCTGCATGTGACGCATTTTCCCAGCTAGAGCAGAAAAAGCTTTACACAGAGACATGAACATTCAGCTTTGAAGCTTTGTTGTGTCATTCTCATAATTGTGTTTTACTTCTAGTTCCTGTCAGGTTGAATTAATCCTCTGGTGTCTCTGCCCCTGCAGGAGCTGATAATAGCACTTCTCAGCAACGCCGTCGCCCAGTTTAAGAAGTACAAGTGTCCTCGAATGAAGAGCCACCTCAGTGCGTATGATTAGCGTTTTATAGTCGCTGGGTTACCTTCTTACAGGTGGACGTGTTCTAATCCCTGTAGTATATAAAGAACATCGACACTGTGGTGATTTTTTAATATGAGCACGTTGCAGTTCGCAGCTGTTGTGTCGTTTCACCTCGTCTCACTGTGTGTATCTTCTGTAGTGGTGCAGATGGGAGAGGAATACTACCATGCAAAAGACTACACCAAGGCGCTGAAGTAAGTGAGACACAGCTTTTCCAAGTTACGTCccacttttattttgatataGAAGCTGAGAGCAGGACACGTCACACCCAGAATCTTACAAACTCCTCACACGAGGGGAAAGGGAACAGAACTCTTTACCTCTCACTCTTAGAAAGCAGGCTGTGTGAAGAATCGTCTTTACccattgtgtgtgttttcttatcAGGCTGTTGGACTATGTGATGTGTGACTATCGCACAGAGCGATGGTGGGGTCTCCTGACAGCCATATTGACCACAGCTCTACGCTGTGCTTATCTGATGGCTAGTATTAAGGACTACGTTATCTACTGTATGGAGCTGCTGGGCAGAGGTGAGAAAAAGACGGAACTGAAAACTACGACAAAACATCAGGAATAGTTAAAGAACAAAAGATGCCAAATAATCCTGTAAAACACAATCCTTTAATCTGTGGGGTGGTATTAGAAACTGCTGCTGACACTCAGAACATTCTTACTTGCGTGTGGTAAATCTGAGAAATTTGTTGCAACTGTCCAAGGATGTTTAAAATATCAAAGATGACGTTTGAGTGGAAAACTGAATAATATCAGATCAGAAGACTCACGCTGATCTTGTCTTTTAGCTTCCACCCTCAAGGAGGAGCAAAAGTCAAGGATTGAGAGGAATCTCATCAAAGTCCTCACGGTGAGCTGAAGGGTTCCACCGATCTAATACGTTTCAAACGTTAATATAATTGTAGTGTGTTTCGTAGGAATTAAATGCTTAAAAGCTGCAGTTTGTAGCTGTGTTGTAAAGCTCAGAGTAGCTAAGCAGAGGTCAAATCAAAATTGATGCATCCACATATTTTAATTTCCAGAACGAGGTCCCAGATGCTGAGCCGGAGTGCGATCCGTCTTCTGTCACTGCTGCCAGGTCTTTGTGGAATGACCGCATGGCTTTGGCTGGATCGAACGAACTAACTATAGAAGTGCAAGACTACATCCCATTCAGTTAGTAAACACACGATTCGCTCAAAACAGGGGTTTTAGTTCTCCTCTTTTATCGTGTACGTGGCAGGAAGAAAAGGTGCATGCTGACGAACGATACTGGGTTTAGAAAGAGTTTAGTATAAAATGGGATCCGTCTTAAGTAATAAGTTGATGCAGCATTCTTCTATATCTCTTTATAAATGGGTTATAATAGCTGTCCTTTTTTTCTTACTCCAGTCCAGTGTAAAGCCAAATTCCAGTCTCCCAGTTTCCACGTGGACCAGCCTGTCCAACTGCAGGTCTTCCTCCGAGCTGACTGCCCTCATCCCGTGTCTTTCAGCAAGCTAGCTGTCAGCCTCAGTAACCAGGTACGTGCTGTTTGCATCGCCGCCTCCAGGTATGATGTCAGCTTGGAGCGCTTTGTCTGTCCAACGTCCCACAAAAGCAGCTTCAGGTGAGCTGGTGTGCTCTCAGTCCACACAAACTGAACACATTCAGTCTCGTGTTTATTTACTTCTGTAATTATGTTGCATGCTCACCATGTTAGTTAAAAAACTGCAGTAATAAAACCCAGACTGGTTCGTGTTCACCTCGTTTTAGTGCAGACAGCTGAAAATAACATAAACCTTACGTTCACTGTTCTTCATGGTTATGCTGCAGTAGCTTAGCTTCCTATCCCTCAGCCATAAACCACTGATGGGGTATTGTATGTGATGTataaaggtgtttttgtttattaggAGTATAACCAGTGGTGTGTGGCAGAGTGGTCAGGCCAGGAGGCCATGAGTCTGTTACCAGGAAAAACCACATGCTACAACTTCAGCTTTGTGGCAAAAACTGAAGATGTTGGTAAGAAGATAGAGGTAAGGAGACTTTGTTGTTTGTGATTGCGAGAGAGAGACATGGATGGAAACATTGATTAATATGTGTGTTATCATAGATGACGGGTATCGAGGTGATGTTGGGTGGCGACAGTGGtcgctgtgtgtttgtgagctggAGAGGAGCAGGTGGAGACGCCGCGTCTGCACATGAAGCCTTGCAGGCCAGCAGGTGTTCACGGCGTTGGGGCCGTAACATCGAAGCACGTCaggagctggactgggacagctTGACCATGCAGCACAGCACCATGTGAGTCAGAAAAAGCCATTACCAACCCGTCAGTTTGAGCAGTGTCCGTGCTGGGATCGAATCAGCAGAAATGGTTCTTGTGTTTAGGATCATCTCCAGAGTCCCAAAGATCTCTGTTCAGCTGAGCCACCAGCCTCCTGCACTCACCAATGAAATGTACTGCATCAAGCTTACTGTCCAATCACAGGAGGAGGCCATGGCTAAAGATGTTAAATTAACTGCTGGCCTCAAACCAGGTAGATCGGTACTGTAATCATTTCAATAACATACAGCAGCATACGAATGCTAATTTAGCGTTTGTCTTGGTTTGCTTGTTCAGGTCAGGATGCCAATCTAGGCCAGACCACTCACGTCACACTTGACGGATCAAAGTTTTGCGATGACAGCGCGCCTTCTTTGCTCCCCGATGTGCCTCTGGGAGAGCTGAAACCGGGTGAAAAGGTGAGTCTCACAAAGAAATGTCGATTCAGCATACCACGCAAAACGCCAACACTGTCAGTTCACAGCAAAAGAAGAAATTTGAGTTCGCGAGCTGTGTGTTTGCCTCTAGTTGGAGAAGTGCGTGTTTGTCAAGTGTGTGTCAACCGGACCCAGGGTCTTCTTGTTCCACGTGGCCTACGGCATCGACACCACAGTAGAAGGACGACAGATTATGTGCAAGTGTCACAAGGTAGAAAGCTCGTCCGACCCACAGTACAGCTGACAGACGGCTCAGCGATAAACACGTTaacatttgttttactttccTGCTTTAcacctctctctttttcttcttctccaggATGAGACGGTAACCATAGAGACACTTGTTCCATTTGAGGTTTCGGTCAAGTTTGTTTCCACCAAGGTTTGTATTTAGGATTCCCCGTTTTTATTTTAGCGTGGACTTTACTAATAGTCAGGGAGGTGTGAGGGGATCTTTAAGGGGGCAAGGGTAGAGGGCATAAGCTTAATATCATGAAATACAAAAGCGGGAAATGAGAAACATCCAGATTTGTCTGATTACATTTACATTAGCGTAAGTTAGCATACACCTACCTCAACAACCTGTTTGTATGACAGCTGCTTGTAGAAACTGAAACAGACACTCCAAGTACAAAGTAAAGGACAAAAAAGAAGTAAGACAAAGGTTAAAGTAGAGAGAAAAGCCGGAGCTTTGGTATGTTGCATTCGATTAAATAAATTTCATCCTGTTAAAGTAGGATAATGAGTCTTTTTATAGTAAGTCTAATAAAGAGTATTATTATTGtctctgctgtgctgctgcagtTTGAGCCGTTGGACCGGGTATCAGTGGACATTCCCTTTCTCCTAATGACTGACATCGTGTCGTCGTCTCCGTGGCCCCTCCTCCTGACTTCCTCTTCTCTGCAGCTTCTTACTGTGACCAGTAACACACCGCAGCTTCAGTCACAGTTACAGGAAGGTACCCGATTACTTAAAATAGTTACCTAAAATTTCCTGTTTAAATTTATCGCTGAAAAGTAAAAAGTGTGCGCTTGTGTTCAGTTGTTCTACAAACAGGGGAGTGTGCCAGTGAGTGTTTCTGTCTCCGATGCCCGCCACAGACCAGCATCAATAACACGGTGGCTACAGGGCAGTACCTGATATCATGGAGGAGGTACGTACACGTTAATGGAGGCTGTGACGTGCTGCTGCTGGGTTTTCAGAGGGCTTGAACAGACTTCTAAAACTCTGTTTGACAGAAACTCCTCCAGTCCAGACAGTCCTCTCATCCAGACTATAGTTAGTCTGCCTCATGTGGTCCTGGAGATGGTGCCTCTGTACATCCACGCTGGTCAGTATGCAAGCATCGCATGCACACAGTGTTCctgattttacagaaaatattccAATACACGAAGTAGAATTCAAGAAATGTTCTCATTATTTGCATTTGCTATTGTGAAAGATGTTAACCTCTGGCTGTTGGTGGTGTCACAttgttgttttgatgttttgggCTATAGATTTACCGTCGTTCGGGCGAGTCAGGGAGTCTCTTCCTGTGCGTTACCACATAGAAAACAGAACTGCTCTGGTGCAGGAGGTGGAGATGGCCGTGGAACCATCCGATGCCTTCATGTTTTCTGGTCTCAAACAGGTACAGCTGCACCGCCTGTAAGGACTGACGGGTCATGTTGATGGACAGTTTTGGTGATGTCATCGTGCTTCATCAGTACTGAAAATCTGGTTTTCATGCAgcacttgtgtgtgttttctatctatctgtaaatataaaactgtgtgtgtgtgtgtgtgtaggtgcgTCTCCGTATCCTCCCCAGTTCAGAGCAGGAGATGCTGTATAACTACTATCCACTGATGGCTGGTTACCAAACACTACCACAGCTCAACATCAGCCTGCCACGTTGCCCCAACTTCGGTACTCAAGCTCTGAAACGCTTCCTGCCCCAGCGAATCTTCGTCAAGGTAACACGCATAGAAACCCATAAACACTAAGGTAACCGTGGAGATGTTTTCCTTGTTGGGCTAAAGCCTCGTTTCTGTCTTTCTCCACAGCCTCAGGGTCGACAGTTGGACGACGCCTCCATTGCTGCAGCTTGAGGAGAAAATGAAAGTGTTTCTTGTAAATAAAAAGCAGCATTGTGTACTGCAGGCTGTTCTAGATGTATGATACCACAGAGATTGACACTATTTGCTTAGATCATCTGTTGACCAAACACCAGCAAGCATCGAGCACCAATGATCATTTAACAGCTAAGATCGTGTGTGAATCTGATGTGAGCTTTATGGACATTTGAGGAAAGTTTAATATACGAATAGGATGTGATGAAGATTTGATTAAACTGAAGTGATCTAAACCTGCTGTGTGTACAACCGTGAAAGTGTGAGACAATTGTACATACTTAAAAATGGCTACATTATATCGATGAAGTTGAGGGTCATAATGTTCAGAAGTGGGAAAAGGGTTAGTTGGTTCTGAAAGACGGTATAGAAAAGAGACGCCTGTCGCTATTGCCCATTTTCTTTTGGTTCATGGATTTTAAGCACTAGTAAAGTGATCAGGTAATGCTAACAATAGGGCCCGAGACTGAGTCTGAGACACGGATACCAGCTCATTTTTGCTTCTTAGTTCTTAGACTAGTTTAGAAGAGACATATTTATAATTCAggaaaaaaattttaaatacttttaattgGCCAATAAAGGAATTGCAGTTTTTTCCACATTAAGTTTAATAATTCACTGAAGCTTGTTGGCTGGTTCAAAAATGGCAGGTTGTTAACTCACCAAACATGAGCTGTACTGTCAGCACTCAGATTATAACCACGCTAAAGTGACTCCACACTGTAGTCATGTACACATTTGCATAACTAGCTAAATTTCCCTACTTGATCCTGGAAGGTGATGAAAATCACATCTGAGGCCTGTGAAGCAGAATTTCAGGGTTAACTCTGGGCCTAACCCTGCGCTGCAAAGCTGGTTTAATACTTACTGCTGTACATCGCCATGGTAACTTGTGATGGGAACATGTTCCAGACTAAATATCAACAGGTATAAAATCACCGTCTGCTGATAAACCAAGTTTCCAGAAAACATCCGTACGATTCTTTGAAGATCTCTGTGTGCGAATAGTAGCAGGAGCTCAAGTTTATTAATTGTCTGACGCCTGTGTGTTTCCCGAATGCGCATCAGTAATAAGTACAGATTCTTACATGCAACTTTATTccttgctgctgtttttttttttttaccttttggcCGTGAAATAATTGAACCCTTTAAATCcaattgtgtgtctttgtgagtTTTTAagacttctacatcatcagtgtgaCTTAATTGTTCACAATTAAAATCATATAAGGTGCATGACACATTTTTAATGACTACATTGCAAAAATATGGTTTATGTAGCAAAtgtgatacaaattaaaactcatataCAGATTAAAAgttgatatttttttatatattgtcTGAAGGTTCAGCAAACACTCCATTATCAAAACATTAAAGAGTGATTTTATAGTtcaggttttaaagggttaagaacAATTAAGTATTATAGgcattaatatataaattggATCAAATGCAGGTAGACTCAGCCcatatttgatttgtttttgttctttagcTGATCTCAGACCAGTACACACTCGGGGCTGcagctgaaaaaataaaaactaaagccGTCTTATGCAAATTTGGAGATTATTTA
Coding sequences within it:
- the trappc11 gene encoding trafficking protein particle complex subunit 11 translates to MAGSQWELPPELCCRPMAFVALTGLDVVYNAVHRAIWDAFCANRRADRVPISFKVLPGDHEYPKCRTKRTSYEWYIPKGILKTGWMNKHLNLVPALVVLFYELDWDDPQWKEKQSECATKVEIVRTSLQGRNTKVAVVLIQKKTPLPPGEDLVASERAQALCHACDLSGKSLFVLPHTDHLVGYIIRLENAFYEHAQTYYYTEIRRVKSHKEFLNKTTHQLLFVRHQFKIAFFSELKQDTQNALKYYRTAYSLVHELRSHETNMLEIKTMAGFINYKICRLCFQHNTPLDAIAQFRKHIDLCKKKIGSAELAFEHSAWMSKQFQSFGELFDEAIKLGLTAIQTQNPGFYYQQAACYSQDRKQLAQQLCQAGASYPSPDPLDTQSAGLDFYGQRPWRQGQQSIDPPDAEKEKTGILALQIKERDVPHSELIIALLSNAVAQFKKYKCPRMKSHLMVQMGEEYYHAKDYTKALKLLDYVMCDYRTERWWGLLTAILTTALRCAYLMASIKDYVIYCMELLGRASTLKEEQKSRIERNLIKVLTNEVPDAEPECDPSSVTAARSLWNDRMALAGSNELTIEVQDYIPFIQCKAKFQSPSFHVDQPVQLQVFLRADCPHPVSFSKLAVSLSNQEYNQWCVAEWSGQEAMSLLPGKTTCYNFSFVAKTEDVGKKIEMTGIEVMLGGDSGRCVFVSWRGAGGDAASAHEALQASRCSRRWGRNIEARQELDWDSLTMQHSTMIISRVPKISVQLSHQPPALTNEMYCIKLTVQSQEEAMAKDVKLTAGLKPGQDANLGQTTHVTLDGSKFCDDSAPSLLPDVPLGELKPGEKLEKCVFVKCVSTGPRVFLFHVAYGIDTTVEGRQIMCKCHKDETVTIETLVPFEVSVKFVSTKFEPLDRVSVDIPFLLMTDIVSSSPWPLLLTSSSLQLLTVTSNTPQLQSQLQEVVLQTGECASECFCLRCPPQTSINNTVATGQYLISWRRNSSSPDSPLIQTIVSLPHVVLEMVPLYIHADLPSFGRVRESLPVRYHIENRTALVQEVEMAVEPSDAFMFSGLKQVRLRILPSSEQEMLYNYYPLMAGYQTLPQLNISLPRCPNFGTQALKRFLPQRIFVKPQGRQLDDASIAAA